In Arthrobacter sp. B3I9, the following are encoded in one genomic region:
- a CDS encoding mucin-associated surface protein, with protein MSARTIMGAGGRAWHPAAGLLVTAVLAAALAGCSAPPPELGRDAAQQFQSKVLAVTEAAAVNDTAGSLKLLDELVVGLDDAAARGEVSFKRHQSIKTSIDAVRVDLMAQQAAAAEAAAEAARVAAEQEAAAQAAAKSAADAAAAQEAADQAAAAQAAAARAAAAAPPPAVVAPAPAPPPQNPAKGGKAKGKDKNG; from the coding sequence ATGAGCGCGCGAACCATAATGGGCGCCGGGGGCCGTGCCTGGCATCCGGCTGCCGGCCTGCTCGTGACTGCCGTTCTCGCGGCAGCGCTGGCCGGCTGCTCCGCTCCGCCGCCCGAGCTCGGACGCGACGCAGCCCAGCAGTTCCAGTCCAAGGTCCTGGCCGTCACGGAGGCTGCTGCCGTCAATGACACTGCGGGTTCCCTGAAGCTCCTGGATGAACTTGTCGTCGGGCTGGATGACGCCGCGGCACGCGGTGAAGTGTCGTTCAAGCGCCACCAGAGCATCAAGACTTCCATCGACGCCGTCCGTGTGGACCTTATGGCACAGCAGGCCGCTGCTGCCGAGGCGGCAGCGGAAGCGGCCCGGGTGGCAGCTGAACAGGAAGCGGCCGCGCAGGCGGCGGCAAAGTCGGCTGCCGACGCCGCGGCTGCGCAGGAAGCGGCTGACCAGGCGGCAGCTGCCCAGGCGGCGGCCGCGCGGGCCGCTGCGGCAGCACCGCCACCAGCGGTGGTGGCACCCGCTCCCGCGCCCCCGCCGCAGAATCCAGCCAAGGGCGGTAAAGCCAAGGGCAAGGACAAAAACGGCTGA
- a CDS encoding NADP-dependent isocitrate dehydrogenase, with the protein MAKIIYTHTDEAPMLATYSFLPIVEAFASTAGVEVETRDISLAGRIISAFGDYLTEEQRVSDALAELGALAKTPEANIIKLPNISASVPQLKAAIAELQGHGYALPDYPDNPSSDEETDIRSRYDKIKGSAVNPVLREGNSDRRAPLSVKNYARQNPHSMGAWTPESKTNVAHMDADDFRSNEKSVVVDADTNLKIQLVQEDGTVKVLKRAFPVLAGEVIDGTVMRAAALDEFLAAQVARAKAEGVLFSAHLKATMMKVSDPIIFGHIVRAYFSELFNTYGAQIAAAGLSPNNGLASILNGLGELPEEIRGEVEAAIQKGLNEGPELAMVDSDKGITNLHVPSDVIVDASMPAMIRSSGHMWGRDGQEADTLAVLPDSSYAGIYQVVIDDCRAHGAFDPTTMGTVPNVGLMAQAAEEYGSHDKTFEIQSAGTVQIVDDAGTVLIEHQVAPGDIWRACQTKDVPIRDWVKLAVTRARASATPAVFWLDKSRAHDANMIAKVEEYLKDHDTEGLQLEIMSPEEATAFTLERIRKGEDTISVTGNVLRDYLTDLFPILELGTSAKMLSIVPLINGGGLFETGAGGSAPKHVQQLLKENHLRWDSLGEFLALAVSFEHLATSTGNARAQILADTLDRATGTFLLEDKSPKRKAGELDNRGSHFYLAKFWAEELSRQSDDTELAEAFAAVSGALTSNEETITGELLAVQGSPADIGGYYRPDEAKASAVMRPSAKFSEVLSMLG; encoded by the coding sequence ATGGCAAAGATTATCTATACCCACACCGACGAAGCGCCGATGCTGGCCACCTATTCGTTTCTGCCGATTGTCGAGGCCTTCGCTTCGACGGCCGGTGTGGAAGTGGAGACCCGCGACATTTCACTAGCCGGCCGCATCATCTCCGCGTTCGGCGACTACCTCACCGAAGAGCAGCGGGTCAGCGACGCCCTTGCCGAACTCGGTGCCCTCGCCAAGACGCCCGAAGCCAACATCATCAAGCTGCCCAACATCAGCGCCTCGGTGCCGCAGTTGAAGGCCGCAATCGCTGAGCTGCAGGGCCATGGCTACGCGCTGCCCGACTACCCGGACAACCCGAGCTCCGATGAGGAGACCGACATCCGGTCCCGCTACGACAAGATCAAGGGCTCCGCCGTCAACCCGGTCCTGCGTGAAGGCAACTCCGACCGCCGCGCGCCGCTCTCGGTCAAGAACTACGCCCGCCAGAACCCGCACAGCATGGGCGCCTGGACGCCGGAGTCGAAGACCAACGTCGCGCACATGGACGCCGATGACTTCCGCTCCAACGAAAAGTCCGTCGTTGTGGACGCTGACACGAACCTCAAGATCCAGCTGGTCCAGGAGGACGGCACGGTCAAGGTCCTCAAGCGCGCCTTCCCCGTGCTCGCCGGCGAGGTCATCGATGGCACCGTGATGCGTGCCGCCGCCCTGGATGAATTCCTTGCCGCACAGGTGGCCCGGGCCAAGGCCGAAGGCGTGCTCTTCTCCGCACACCTGAAGGCCACCATGATGAAGGTCTCCGACCCGATCATCTTCGGCCACATCGTCAGGGCCTACTTCTCCGAGCTGTTCAACACCTACGGCGCCCAGATTGCCGCTGCGGGCCTCAGCCCGAACAACGGCCTCGCCTCCATCCTCAACGGCCTCGGGGAACTCCCCGAGGAGATCCGCGGGGAGGTGGAAGCGGCCATCCAGAAGGGCTTGAACGAGGGCCCCGAGCTGGCCATGGTGGATTCCGACAAGGGCATCACCAACCTGCACGTGCCCTCCGACGTGATCGTGGACGCTTCCATGCCGGCCATGATCCGCAGCTCCGGCCACATGTGGGGCCGCGACGGCCAGGAAGCCGACACGCTCGCCGTCCTCCCGGACAGCAGCTACGCCGGCATCTACCAGGTGGTCATCGACGACTGCCGCGCCCACGGCGCCTTCGACCCGACCACCATGGGCACCGTCCCGAACGTCGGCCTGATGGCCCAGGCAGCCGAGGAATACGGCAGCCACGACAAGACCTTCGAGATCCAGTCCGCCGGCACCGTCCAGATCGTCGACGACGCCGGCACGGTGCTGATCGAACACCAGGTCGCCCCCGGCGACATCTGGCGCGCCTGCCAGACCAAGGACGTGCCGATCCGCGACTGGGTCAAGCTCGCCGTCACCCGCGCCCGCGCCTCCGCCACGCCAGCCGTGTTCTGGCTGGATAAGAGCCGCGCGCACGACGCGAACATGATCGCCAAGGTCGAGGAATACCTCAAGGACCACGACACCGAGGGCCTTCAGCTCGAGATCATGTCCCCGGAGGAGGCCACCGCGTTCACCCTGGAGCGCATCCGCAAGGGCGAGGACACCATCTCCGTCACCGGAAACGTCCTCCGCGACTACCTGACCGACCTGTTCCCGATCCTGGAACTGGGCACCAGCGCCAAGATGCTCTCCATTGTTCCGCTGATCAATGGTGGCGGCCTCTTCGAGACCGGTGCCGGCGGCAGCGCCCCGAAGCACGTCCAGCAGCTGCTGAAGGAAAACCACCTGCGCTGGGACAGCTTGGGTGAATTCCTGGCCTTGGCCGTGAGCTTCGAGCACCTCGCCACCAGCACGGGCAACGCCCGCGCCCAGATCCTGGCCGACACGCTGGACCGCGCCACCGGGACCTTCCTGCTGGAGGACAAGTCCCCGAAGCGTAAGGCCGGCGAGCTGGACAACCGCGGAAGCCACTTCTACCTGGCCAAGTTCTGGGCGGAGGAGCTCTCGCGCCAGAGCGACGACACCGAGCTGGCGGAGGCGTTCGCCGCCGTCTCCGGAGCGCTGACGTCCAACGAGGAAACCATCACGGGCGAACTCCTGGCCGTCCAGGGTTCCCCGGCCGACATCGGCGGCTATTACCGTCCTGACGAGGCCAAGGCATCCGCCGTCATGCGCCCGTCGGCGAAGTTCAGTGAAGTGCTGTCCATGCTCGGCTAG
- the purH gene encoding bifunctional phosphoribosylaminoimidazolecarboxamide formyltransferase/IMP cyclohydrolase, with protein MSFTQLDRESIDRVPIRRALISVYDKTGLEELAAGLHAAGVKIVSTGSTAKKIAAAGIPVQEVEEVTGSPEMLDGRVKTLHPRVHGGILADRRVPAHMETLKSMEIEPFDLVVVNLYPFVETVKSGAAQDDVVEQIDIGGPAMVRSAAKNHAAVAIVVDPSSYAAVVEAAASGGFDLKTRRRLAARAFAHTATYDTAVASWTASQFLDEDGDGVIDWPAYAGLALERSEVLRYGENPHQQAALYVDKAAPAGIAQADQLHGKAMSYNNFVDADAALRAAFDFAEPAVAIIKHANPCGVAVGSADAADPIADAHAKAHACDPVSAFGGVIAANRTVTAGMANTVKDIFTEVVIAPGFEDEAVEILSKKKNIRLLALPDGYGRYPSEIRQVSGGVLVQVTDKVDADGDNPANWTLAAGEAADPATLADLAFAWTACRAAKSNAILLASDGAAVGIGMGQVNRLDSCKLAVERANSLGVTVTSDVDAAGGASGADASGAPERARGAVAASDAFFPFADGLQILIDAGVRAVVQPGGSVRDEEVIAAANAAGVTMYFTGARHFFH; from the coding sequence GTGAGCTTTACGCAGCTTGACCGTGAATCCATCGACCGTGTCCCCATCCGCCGGGCCCTCATCTCGGTCTACGACAAGACCGGCCTGGAGGAGCTCGCCGCGGGCCTGCACGCCGCCGGCGTCAAGATCGTCTCCACCGGCTCCACCGCCAAGAAGATCGCCGCCGCCGGGATCCCCGTCCAGGAAGTCGAGGAGGTCACCGGCTCACCGGAAATGCTCGACGGCCGCGTCAAGACGCTGCACCCGCGCGTGCACGGCGGCATCCTCGCTGACCGCCGCGTGCCGGCGCACATGGAAACGCTGAAGTCGATGGAGATCGAGCCGTTCGACCTCGTCGTCGTGAACCTCTACCCCTTCGTCGAGACCGTGAAGTCCGGCGCCGCGCAGGACGACGTCGTCGAGCAGATCGACATCGGAGGCCCCGCAATGGTGCGCTCGGCCGCGAAGAACCATGCCGCCGTCGCCATTGTGGTGGACCCGTCCTCCTACGCTGCCGTGGTGGAGGCGGCCGCGTCCGGCGGGTTCGACCTGAAGACCCGACGCCGGCTCGCCGCCAGGGCGTTCGCGCACACCGCCACGTATGACACCGCCGTGGCCAGCTGGACCGCGAGCCAGTTCCTCGATGAGGACGGCGACGGCGTGATCGACTGGCCCGCGTACGCCGGCCTCGCGCTGGAACGCTCCGAGGTGCTGCGCTACGGCGAAAACCCGCACCAGCAGGCCGCCCTGTATGTGGACAAGGCCGCCCCCGCCGGCATCGCCCAGGCCGACCAGCTGCACGGCAAGGCCATGAGCTACAACAACTTCGTCGACGCCGACGCCGCCCTGCGCGCCGCCTTCGACTTCGCCGAACCGGCCGTCGCGATCATCAAGCACGCCAACCCCTGCGGCGTTGCGGTGGGCTCCGCCGATGCCGCGGATCCGATCGCCGACGCGCATGCCAAGGCGCACGCCTGCGACCCCGTCTCCGCGTTCGGCGGCGTGATCGCGGCCAACCGCACCGTCACCGCCGGCATGGCGAACACGGTCAAGGACATCTTCACCGAGGTCGTCATCGCCCCGGGCTTCGAGGACGAAGCTGTGGAAATCCTGTCCAAGAAGAAGAACATCCGCCTCCTCGCCCTGCCCGACGGCTACGGCCGCTACCCCTCGGAGATCCGCCAGGTCTCCGGCGGCGTGCTGGTGCAGGTAACGGACAAGGTCGACGCCGACGGCGACAACCCGGCCAACTGGACCCTCGCCGCGGGCGAGGCTGCCGACCCCGCCACCCTCGCGGACCTCGCCTTCGCCTGGACCGCGTGCCGTGCGGCCAAGTCCAACGCGATCCTGCTCGCTTCCGACGGCGCCGCTGTCGGCATCGGCATGGGCCAGGTCAACCGGCTCGACTCCTGCAAGCTTGCCGTGGAGCGCGCCAACTCGCTGGGCGTCACTGTGACTTCCGACGTCGACGCCGCCGGGGGAGCGTCCGGCGCTGACGCGAGCGGAGCGCCCGAGCGTGCCCGGGGTGCGGTGGCGGCATCGGACGCGTTCTTCCCGTTCGCTGACGGCCTGCAGATCCTGATCGACGCCGGTGTCCGTGCCGTGGTCCAGCCCGGCGGTTCCGTCCGGGACGAGGAAGTCATCGCCGCGGCCAACGCCGCCGGCGTCACGATGTACTTCACCGGAGCCCGCCACTTCTTCCACTAG
- a CDS encoding MFS transporter encodes MNTYTTVPSGEQVVQELPWRWKVQGRIFLIGGLGFMFDAWDVTLNGILIPLLSTHWQLSPGEAAWIGASNLIGMALGAFVWGTIADTIGRKKAFTATLLIFSLFTVFGAFSPDFLWFCAFRFLAGFGLGGCIPVDYALVGEFTPRRQRGRVLTAMDGWWPVGAALCGFVSAGLIAAFADWRLTMLVMVLPALLVFWIRRSVPESPLFLIRKGRREEAAKVIDDMVDATGAEPRAYSLPEAQDAPRLSAGSAWTQLAQLWKYDWKITTAAWSLFFSILLVYYLSLTWMPRILIGAGFEDYKAFLTTASMAAVGFLGVVVAALLVERVGRKWILAITGPLSALTLVVVAIVVDIPTAAVFWLLVFGFVVQVAIPVLYAYVSELYPTELRGSGFGWASTFSRLGAGFGPLIFAAILWPELGLATSFALAGGLVLVSVLWMAFFSPETKQRRLG; translated from the coding sequence ATGAACACATACACCACGGTGCCGAGCGGCGAACAGGTGGTCCAGGAACTGCCCTGGCGCTGGAAAGTGCAGGGGCGGATCTTCCTGATCGGGGGTCTCGGCTTCATGTTCGATGCCTGGGATGTGACCCTGAACGGCATCCTCATTCCGCTGCTGTCGACGCACTGGCAGCTCAGCCCGGGCGAGGCCGCGTGGATCGGCGCCTCCAACCTGATCGGCATGGCTCTGGGCGCCTTCGTCTGGGGCACCATCGCGGACACCATCGGGCGCAAGAAGGCGTTCACCGCCACACTGCTGATTTTCTCGCTGTTTACCGTCTTCGGCGCCTTCTCCCCCGACTTCCTCTGGTTCTGCGCTTTCCGCTTTCTGGCCGGCTTCGGCCTGGGCGGCTGCATCCCCGTGGACTACGCACTCGTGGGCGAGTTCACGCCCCGCAGGCAGCGCGGCCGGGTCCTGACAGCGATGGACGGCTGGTGGCCGGTGGGCGCGGCCCTGTGCGGCTTCGTCTCCGCGGGCCTCATCGCGGCGTTCGCTGACTGGCGCCTGACCATGCTGGTGATGGTACTGCCGGCCCTGCTCGTGTTCTGGATCCGCCGCAGCGTTCCTGAGTCACCGCTGTTCCTGATCCGGAAGGGCCGCCGCGAGGAGGCCGCCAAGGTCATCGACGACATGGTCGACGCCACCGGCGCCGAGCCCCGCGCCTACAGCCTCCCTGAGGCCCAGGACGCCCCGCGGCTTTCCGCAGGCAGCGCCTGGACGCAGCTGGCCCAGCTGTGGAAGTACGACTGGAAGATCACGACGGCGGCCTGGTCCCTGTTCTTCAGCATCCTGCTGGTCTACTACCTGTCGCTGACCTGGATGCCGCGGATCCTGATCGGCGCCGGGTTCGAGGACTACAAGGCCTTCCTCACCACCGCATCGATGGCCGCCGTCGGATTCCTCGGAGTGGTGGTGGCCGCGCTGCTGGTGGAGCGCGTGGGCCGGAAATGGATCCTGGCGATCACCGGCCCCCTTTCCGCGCTCACCCTTGTGGTCGTGGCGATCGTGGTGGACATCCCGACGGCGGCCGTGTTCTGGCTGCTGGTGTTCGGCTTCGTGGTGCAGGTGGCCATCCCCGTGCTGTACGCCTACGTCTCCGAGCTGTACCCTACGGAGCTGCGCGGTTCGGGCTTCGGCTGGGCCTCGACCTTTTCCCGGCTGGGCGCCGGCTTCGGCCCGCTGATCTTTGCGGCCATCCTGTGGCCCGAACTGGGACTCGCGACGTCGTTCGCCCTCGCCGGCGGGCTGGTGCTGGTCTCCGTGCTGTGGATGGCCTTCTTCTCCCCCGAGACCAAGCAGCGCCGCCTCGGCTAG
- a CDS encoding exosporium protein — translation MKKETPVSWNLQGIQGPAGPAGAAGVQGEKGGTGATGAQGEKGDAGATGATGAQGEKGDTGATGATGAQGDKGEKGDTGATGATGAQGEVGATGAPGDKGEKGDSGATGATGAQGEVGATGDKGEKGDTGATGATGAQGEVGATGAQGEVGATGAQGDKGEKGDTGATGATGAQGEKGDTGATGAQGEKGDTGATGATGAQGEKGDTGATGATGAQGEKGDTGATGATGAQGDKGEKGDVGETGATGAQGAQGLMGLLGLTGDKGDKGDKGDKGDVGEPGVMGPVGPQGIIGLTGETGATGAQGLMGLMGLTGATGETGATGPMGPMGLQGETGATGAVGEKGDTGATGPQGEKGDTGATGAQGEKGDTGATGAQGEAGATGPQGATGPAGPVGPAGAQGVKGDTGPAGPKGDTGNAASSSVSVVPNSGTGLIVTATCPVGKVAVGGGFSSLTTGGNQVVISQPAGPLVQPTGWSVTQTRSNTLLTVYVTCIQ, via the coding sequence TTGAAGAAGGAAACGCCGGTCTCCTGGAATCTGCAGGGGATCCAGGGCCCGGCCGGGCCGGCGGGCGCGGCGGGCGTCCAAGGTGAGAAGGGCGGGACTGGTGCCACGGGCGCTCAGGGCGAGAAGGGCGACGCTGGTGCGACCGGTGCCACGGGCGCTCAGGGCGAGAAGGGTGACACCGGGGCCACGGGTGCAACGGGTGCCCAGGGTGACAAGGGCGAGAAGGGTGACACCGGGGCCACGGGTGCAACGGGTGCCCAGGGTGAGGTTGGTGCAACGGGTGCCCCGGGTGACAAGGGCGAGAAGGGTGACAGCGGGGCCACGGGTGCAACGGGTGCCCAGGGTGAGGTTGGTGCAACGGGCGACAAGGGCGAGAAGGGTGACACCGGGGCCACGGGTGCAACGGGTGCCCAGGGTGAGGTTGGCGCAACGGGTGCCCAGGGTGAGGTTGGTGCAACGGGTGCCCAGGGCGACAAGGGCGAGAAGGGTGACACCGGGGCCACGGGTGCCACGGGTGCCCAGGGCGAGAAGGGTGACACCGGTGCCACGGGTGCCCAGGGCGAGAAGGGTGACACCGGTGCCACGGGTGCAACGGGTGCCCAGGGCGAGAAAGGTGACACTGGCGCGACCGGTGCCACGGGCGCTCAGGGCGAGAAGGGCGACACCGGTGCCACGGGCGCGACCGGTGCCCAGGGGGACAAAGGTGAGAAGGGCGACGTCGGAGAAACCGGCGCGACAGGTGCTCAGGGTGCCCAAGGTTTGATGGGTCTCCTTGGCCTCACTGGTGACAAGGGCGACAAGGGCGACAAGGGGGACAAAGGAGACGTAGGAGAACCCGGCGTTATGGGACCAGTTGGACCGCAGGGGATCATCGGTCTTACAGGCGAAACCGGCGCAACGGGTGCCCAGGGCTTGATGGGCCTTATGGGTCTCACGGGTGCCACCGGTGAAACCGGTGCGACGGGCCCCATGGGTCCGATGGGCCTTCAAGGCGAAACCGGAGCCACAGGAGCGGTAGGCGAGAAGGGTGACACCGGAGCCACAGGCCCCCAGGGCGAGAAGGGCGACACCGGGGCAACCGGTGCCCAAGGTGAAAAGGGCGACACCGGGGCAACCGGTGCCCAGGGCGAAGCTGGAGCGACCGGACCTCAGGGCGCCACCGGCCCGGCGGGTCCTGTTGGGCCGGCCGGCGCTCAGGGCGTGAAGGGCGATACCGGCCCCGCGGGCCCCAAGGGTGACACTGGCAACGCAGCGTCCAGCAGCGTCAGCGTGGTGCCGAATAGCGGCACGGGGCTGATCGTTACAGCGACCTGCCCCGTAGGCAAGGTCGCCGTCGGTGGAGGCTTCTCATCCTTGACGACCGGCGGCAACCAGGTTGTGATCAGCCAACCGGCAGGTCCGCTAGTCCAGCCCACCGGCTGGTCCGTCACCCAGACGAGGAGCAACACCCTCCTCACGGTCTACGTGACCTGCATCCAGTAG
- the purN gene encoding phosphoribosylglycinamide formyltransferase: MRIVVLVSGTGSNLQSVIDAVKEGKLDVEIAAVGADRPGTYGVERSAAAGIPTFVVDFKAYPDRAAWNAALTEAVSAYQPDVVVSSGFMRIVSADFIDAFGGKYLNTHPALLPSFPGAHGVRDALAYGVKVTGCTVHWADAGVDTGPIIAQEAVAIGDGETEESLHERIKVVERRLLVSTLASLAAEHRA; the protein is encoded by the coding sequence ATGCGCATCGTAGTCCTCGTTTCCGGCACCGGCTCCAACCTCCAGTCCGTCATCGACGCCGTGAAAGAGGGAAAGCTCGACGTCGAAATTGCCGCGGTTGGGGCGGACCGGCCGGGGACGTACGGGGTGGAGCGCTCGGCCGCGGCGGGCATCCCTACCTTCGTGGTGGACTTCAAGGCCTACCCAGACCGGGCAGCCTGGAATGCTGCGCTAACCGAAGCTGTATCCGCGTACCAGCCGGACGTTGTCGTGTCCTCGGGCTTCATGCGGATTGTCAGCGCCGACTTCATCGATGCCTTCGGCGGCAAGTACCTCAACACCCACCCTGCGCTGCTGCCGTCCTTCCCCGGAGCCCACGGCGTGCGCGATGCGCTGGCGTACGGCGTGAAGGTCACCGGCTGCACCGTGCACTGGGCCGACGCCGGCGTTGACACCGGCCCCATCATCGCGCAGGAGGCCGTGGCAATCGGCGACGGCGAGACCGAAGAGTCCCTGCACGAACGCATTAAGGTAGTGGAGCGCCGGCTGCTGGTATCCACGCTGGCCTCACTCGCGGCCGAGCACCGGGCCTGA
- a CDS encoding DUF6350 family protein yields the protein MKLRADQTGERGLPMPLWLQGALESAQAAVISALVVAAPIIAVWATAGFQNNGADVLARLAGQAWLLIHGVPLLLDTVGSGAAAQPESGVLSLVPLGLTLIPFLLAWRAGRRLARASYTDQLWQALLGSWLVYAGFGLTTGFICRTSDVGIGLWSAALAPLVPFALGMVVGARREAGSWSRLIGVDAVDWLSRTSQHSRWAGSYLGSAIKAGYLALMASLAMAAALLAVDLFIHWNLVIAVYEALDAGAVGGAALTVAQLGFLPNLVVFALAWISGGGFALGVGSQAGALGTAVGPLPSIPVFAALPAGSLDYGFAALVVPVLAGTLAGWWFLREGENHFDEWLSIKMHARWFTAAASTLVLGVIVGGVAGLLTAGLAWLARGSAGIGRLTEIGPDPLRTALFVAAEVGIGVVVGYAAGPWLERQQDLHEADLEPAAR from the coding sequence ATGAAACTGCGCGCTGATCAGACCGGAGAACGTGGACTTCCCATGCCCTTGTGGCTGCAGGGGGCCCTCGAGTCCGCCCAGGCGGCTGTCATATCGGCCCTCGTGGTGGCCGCGCCGATCATCGCGGTGTGGGCCACAGCCGGTTTCCAGAACAACGGCGCCGACGTCCTCGCCCGGCTCGCCGGCCAGGCGTGGCTGCTGATCCACGGCGTTCCGTTGCTGCTGGACACCGTGGGTTCCGGCGCCGCGGCCCAGCCGGAGTCCGGCGTCCTCTCGCTGGTCCCGCTGGGGTTGACCCTCATCCCGTTCCTGCTCGCCTGGCGTGCAGGCCGCCGCCTGGCCCGCGCTTCTTACACGGACCAGCTCTGGCAGGCGCTGCTCGGTTCCTGGCTGGTCTACGCCGGCTTCGGGCTCACTACAGGCTTCATCTGCCGCACGTCCGACGTCGGCATCGGCCTCTGGTCCGCCGCCCTCGCCCCGCTGGTACCGTTCGCGCTCGGCATGGTGGTCGGCGCCCGCCGGGAGGCCGGTTCGTGGAGCCGGCTTATCGGCGTCGATGCGGTGGACTGGCTGTCCCGGACCAGCCAGCACTCGCGCTGGGCCGGTTCCTACCTCGGCTCGGCGATCAAGGCGGGCTATCTCGCGCTGATGGCGAGCCTGGCGATGGCCGCCGCGCTGCTCGCCGTCGACCTTTTCATCCACTGGAACCTCGTCATCGCCGTCTATGAAGCGCTCGACGCCGGAGCCGTGGGAGGCGCGGCCCTCACCGTCGCGCAGCTCGGCTTCCTGCCCAACCTCGTGGTGTTTGCGCTGGCCTGGATCTCCGGCGGCGGGTTCGCCCTTGGGGTGGGCTCGCAGGCGGGCGCTCTGGGCACCGCGGTCGGCCCGCTGCCCTCCATCCCGGTCTTCGCGGCCCTGCCTGCAGGCTCGCTGGACTACGGCTTCGCCGCCCTCGTGGTGCCGGTGCTCGCCGGGACCCTGGCCGGCTGGTGGTTCCTGCGCGAGGGCGAAAACCACTTCGACGAATGGCTGTCGATCAAGATGCATGCCCGCTGGTTCACCGCCGCGGCCTCGACCCTTGTCCTGGGGGTCATCGTCGGCGGCGTCGCCGGGCTGCTCACTGCGGGACTGGCCTGGCTGGCCCGGGGCTCGGCCGGCATCGGGCGCCTGACCGAAATCGGTCCGGACCCGCTCCGGACGGCGCTGTTCGTGGCCGCCGAAGTGGGGATCGGCGTCGTCGTCGGCTACGCGGCGGGACCCTGGCTGGAACGCCAGCAGGATCTGCACGAAGCGGACCTGGAACCGGCCGCCCGCTAG
- a CDS encoding DUF4383 domain-containing protein, whose product MTTASPHAHGVHFGRTDVQNVGMGVGIVLMVVGILGFIPGITTQYGELRFFGPDSRAMFLNLFQVSMLLNIVQLVIGATGVGMSRNAMGARNYLMGFGLLYIVLSIYGLIVGVGSAANFLSLNTADNWTLMVLGLVMLGVGWLMSRHLADDAGTR is encoded by the coding sequence ATGACCACCGCATCTCCACACGCACATGGCGTTCACTTCGGACGGACTGATGTTCAGAATGTCGGCATGGGTGTGGGTATCGTCCTGATGGTCGTGGGCATCCTGGGGTTCATCCCCGGCATCACCACGCAGTACGGCGAACTGAGGTTCTTCGGACCCGATTCCAGGGCCATGTTCCTGAACCTGTTCCAGGTGTCTATGTTGCTGAACATCGTTCAACTCGTGATCGGTGCCACGGGCGTAGGCATGTCCCGGAACGCGATGGGCGCCAGGAACTACCTCATGGGCTTCGGCCTGCTGTACATCGTCCTGAGCATTTACGGGCTAATCGTCGGCGTGGGGTCGGCAGCTAATTTCCTGTCGCTGAACACCGCGGACAACTGGACCCTGATGGTGCTGGGCTTAGTGATGCTTGGCGTCGGTTGGCTTATGTCACGGCATCTGGCTGACGACGCAGGGACCCGGTAA